Proteins encoded by one window of Sandaracinaceae bacterium:
- a CDS encoding AgmX/PglI C-terminal domain-containing protein, producing MRAVQPVASGPRWVRFAVVRDGRIELEGVRGPDQEVIVGPEGEVPLAVSKAGPPLPLLSFRDGAWRLKVREAWTGRTSRGDLADAEARGGFRELKLEGEGRAKVVIGDVSVLVQLVDRPPARSKPQLPSSLKRGLMGGTDWTFSSFVAASFLLHFALVVFVVEADWPVERQLIPSRHVEWIIAPPPPPDDAPTIADADDPVADDAPEVADDLPSEPTETVDRPRHASAPSSLREGSADTRPTVDHDAIARAAADDVQSLLIGAESEIAGAFANVLQNGAPTERAEDVFAQGGGTTVASNSVGQIDEREGRGPPGGGLGPQPLSGLRRGAIEEQGPSDPLPERVVTVVRPPSGPGWIPDPIDPTFDPRELHRALRARMGAVRACYEGELTRGNPNLSGRIQVGLTVQPMGNLSGVRVVENSTGSESLGACVVRAVSRVRLRRGPSSPLQAEYPMVFARQD from the coding sequence ATGCGCGCCGTCCAACCCGTCGCCAGCGGCCCGCGCTGGGTCCGCTTCGCCGTCGTCCGAGACGGTCGCATCGAGCTCGAGGGGGTGCGCGGCCCCGACCAGGAGGTGATCGTGGGGCCCGAGGGGGAGGTGCCCCTCGCGGTGTCGAAGGCCGGGCCGCCCCTGCCGCTGCTGTCGTTCCGGGATGGCGCGTGGCGCCTGAAGGTGCGCGAGGCGTGGACGGGTCGCACGTCGCGAGGCGACCTCGCCGACGCGGAGGCGCGAGGCGGCTTCCGCGAGCTGAAGCTCGAAGGCGAGGGGAGGGCGAAGGTCGTCATCGGCGACGTCTCCGTGCTCGTCCAGCTCGTGGATCGGCCGCCGGCCCGCTCGAAGCCGCAGCTCCCGTCGTCGCTCAAGCGCGGGCTGATGGGCGGCACCGACTGGACCTTCTCGAGCTTCGTCGCGGCGTCGTTCCTGCTCCACTTCGCGCTCGTGGTGTTCGTCGTCGAAGCGGACTGGCCCGTGGAGCGGCAGCTGATCCCCAGCCGCCACGTCGAGTGGATCATCGCCCCGCCGCCGCCGCCGGACGACGCGCCGACGATCGCGGACGCGGACGACCCGGTCGCCGACGACGCGCCCGAGGTGGCCGATGACCTCCCGTCGGAGCCGACGGAGACGGTCGACCGGCCCCGTCACGCGAGCGCGCCGTCCTCGCTGCGCGAGGGCTCCGCCGACACGCGCCCGACCGTGGACCACGACGCGATCGCCCGCGCGGCGGCCGATGACGTTCAGAGCCTGTTGATCGGCGCGGAGAGCGAGATCGCGGGTGCGTTCGCGAACGTGCTGCAGAACGGAGCGCCGACCGAACGCGCCGAGGACGTCTTCGCGCAGGGCGGGGGCACCACCGTGGCGAGCAACAGCGTCGGCCAGATCGACGAGCGCGAAGGCCGCGGCCCGCCCGGCGGTGGCCTGGGCCCGCAGCCGCTGAGCGGCCTTCGCCGGGGCGCCATCGAAGAGCAGGGGCCGAGCGATCCGCTGCCCGAGCGGGTGGTCACCGTCGTCCGGCCTCCGAGCGGCCCGGGCTGGATCCCGGACCCCATCGACCCGACCTTCGACCCGCGCGAGCTGCATCGCGCGCTGCGGGCTCGCATGGGCGCGGTGCGTGCTTGCTACGAAGGCGAGCTGACGCGTGGCAACCCCAACCTCTCCGGGCGCATCCAGGTCGGCCTGACCGTGCAGCCGATGGGCAACCTCTCGGGCGTGCGCGTGGTCGAGAACTCGACGGGCTCCGAGTCGCTCGGCGCCTGCGTCGTCCGCGCGGTGAGCCGGGTGCGCCTGCGGCGCGGGCCGTCGAGCCCGCTCCAGGCCGAGTACCCGATGGTGTTCGCGCGCCAGGATTGA